Genomic DNA from Bacteroidota bacterium:
ATGTGGACAAGGCCGGCAGTTCGATGCTCAGGAACAACAGCTACAACGTGAGTGGTTCCTACAATAAATCGCTCGATGGGGGCAGCAAAACATTTTTCTCGTTTGGTGTTCAGGCCGGCCTTAACCAGCGCAGCATTGATCTCTCACAATCAACCTGGGGCAGGCAGTTTAATGGACTTACGTATGATGCGGCGCTGCCAAACGGTGAAGCATCAGCTTTTGCCGATGCGTATTTCTTTATCGATATGGCTGCGGGTGCAGCAATTACCACCAATGTAAACGATCGTTTTAAAATGAATGTGGGCCTTGGCGCGCATCACCTTGCTCGTCCGCGCATTAGTTTTCTCGGCAGCAACGATCAGCTTTACCGCAAACTGATGGCGCATTGGTCGGCGCAAATCAGGTTGAGTGAAGGAGGTGGTACTTATTTGCTTCCGCGCGTGTTGTTTGCCCGTCAGGGCCCGTCGCAGCTTATCAATCTCGGGCTGGGCATGAAATTCAAGCTCAGCGAACGTTCGCGCTACACCAATTATCAGGAGGAAAAATCGTTTTCCTTTGGCGGCATGTACCGAACCGGCGATGCGCTGAGTGCGTGGGTGAGGATTGATTACGGCCCTGTGGGCGCAGCGTTGAACTATGACTTCAACGTGTCGCGGCTTACACCTGCTTCGCAGGGGCGCGGTGCAGTTGAGGCGATGGTAATTTATACCGGTATTTTTCACAATCAGAATACCCGGCTGGCCTCACCATCCTTCTTCTAAGAGTTTCAAAGTCAGTGCCAGCGTATCAGCGAGTCCAATCCACGGTCGAAAATACCGTCGAAATTGCGCATGTCGCGAATACGCGCATGTTCAGTACGTATAACTG
This window encodes:
- a CDS encoding PorP/SprF family type IX secretion system membrane protein, whose protein sequence is MKKHILASVFFGLLAVTVSAQDFHYSLFHMAPLTVNPALTGNFTGDLRVINNYRTQWSAVSKPFVTYSLGADMPFQNRNKRKQTRDFFALGLNVNVDKAGSSMLRNNSYNVSGSYNKSLDGGSKTFFSFGVQAGLNQRSIDLSQSTWGRQFNGLTYDAALPNGEASAFADAYFFIDMAAGAAITTNVNDRFKMNVGLGAHHLARPRISFLGSNDQLYRKLMAHWSAQIRLSEGGGTYLLPRVLFARQGPSQLINLGLGMKFKLSERSRYTNYQEEKSFSFGGMYRTGDALSAWVRIDYGPVGAALNYDFNVSRLTPASQGRGAVEAMVIYTGIFHNQNTRLASPSFF